In the Alistipes provencensis genome, CTGACTATCCTGTTCTGCGCTCCCGATTCTCGCTGTAACCAATCTCTTATGCGGATGCCTCACAAGACGAAAAAAGGGCCGGACATTGCGTCCGGCCCTTGGTCTTATCGCTTTCAGCGGTTGTTAGTCCTCGAACTTCGCCGAGAGGAACTCACGGTTCAGGCGGGCGATATGCGCGATGGAAATCTGCTTGGGGCACTCGGCCTGACAAGCTCCCGTGTTGGTGCAGTTGCCGAAGCCCAGTTCGTCCATTTTGGCGACCATCGCCTTGGCGCGGCGGGCACCCTCCACGCGGCCTTGGGGCAGCTTGGCGAGCGACGACACGCGGGCGGCAACGAAGAGCATGGCCGAACCGTTCTTGCACGTTGCGGCGCAGGCTCCGCAGCCTACGCAGGCGGCGGCGTCCATCGACTCCTCGGCATCGGCCTGCGGGATCGGAATGGCGTTGGCGTCGGGCACCGAGTTCGTGCGCACCGAGATGAAGCCTCCGGCCTGCAGAATCTGGTCGTAAGCCGAACGGTTCACCACGAGGTCCTTGATGACGGGGAACGCCGCCGAGCGCCACGGCTCGATGGTGATCGTCGCGCCGTCGCGG is a window encoding:
- a CDS encoding succinate dehydrogenase/fumarate reductase iron-sulfur subunit — translated: MNFTLKIWRQKDAKSKGAFESYKVTDISADTSFLEMLDILNNNLIHEGKEPVAFDHDCREGICGMCSLHIDGQAHGPSQGATTCQIYMRKFRDGATITIEPWRSAAFPVIKDLVVNRSAYDQILQAGGFISVRTNSVPDANAIPIPQADAEESMDAAACVGCGACAATCKNGSAMLFVAARVSSLAKLPQGRVEGARRAKAMVAKMDELGFGNCTNTGACQAECPKQISIAHIARLNREFLSAKFED